In Zygosaccharomyces rouxii strain CBS732 chromosome F complete sequence, a single window of DNA contains:
- a CDS encoding uncharacterized protein (similar to gnl|GLV|DEHA0A14894g Debaryomyces hansenii DEHA0A14894g and weakly similar to YLL028W uniprot|Q07824 Saccharomyces cerevisiae YLL028W TPO1 Proton- motive-force-dependent multidrug transporter of the major facilitator superfamily able to transport eight different compounds including polyamines quinidine cycloheximide and nystatin involved in excess spermidine detoxification), which translates to MPSISSESDDLAKNEHEHIEDSNHYYESDNSPYKKSTEDEAVANTATFGTNSERDTTDPSTDLGKRGKRRKSLVSTQESITHVSPYEQDPDPEKHILQEWDCYDQLGYSLPVWRKWSVIAVIGVCQLSMNFNTSVYPHAISLISEDFHISKQAANTSQMIFLVAYAFGCELWAPWSEEYGRWIVMQCSLFSSNVWQILGGLAPNFGSIIVARFLGGISLAGGSVTLGVAADMWDPADHGYAVAFVVLCSVGGTVIGPIFGGLMEEHLSWHWNFWIQLIFNGVTQVLHFFIVPETRSTVIMDRSAKKMRKSGRDPHVYGPGEVKAFSVKELLKTWIRPFHMFVCEPIVLFCSLLSGFADHLIFICNQAFGPIFEQWNFSTTAQGLTFITLVIAYLIGYMLHLIDIRQQRKIMDKMLHSSRGPERRLLLLLFLAPLLSLGLFGFAWTTMGPRYTPWIAPAIFSTVIGIGNYSIYMATIDYMVSAYGPYSASATGGNGFARDLLAGIAAMYATPLYNNIGGKFHYQWASTLLGCLGVLCTIPIYIFYWKGPTIRKRSKFAQALSEEFEEERRREHKYQQKEQEECANSTTSGNGVEDV; encoded by the coding sequence ATGCCTAGTATCAGTAGCGAAAGCGACGATCTCGCGAAAAACGAACACGAGCATATAGAGGACAGTAACCACTACTACGAGAGCGATAATAGTCCGTACAAGAAAAGTACAGAGGATGAAGCTGTTGCTAATACGGCTACGTTCGGCACGAATAGTGAGAGGGATACGACTGACCCCTCTACAGATTTAGGTAAGCGCGGTAAAAGGCGCAAGTCGTTAGTAAGTACCCAAGAATCCATTACCCATGTATCGCCGTATGAACAGGATCCAGATCCAGAAAAACacattttacaagaatgGGATTGTTATGATCAATTGGGGTATTCCTTGCCCGTTTGGAGGAAGTGGTCCGTTATAGCGGTTATTGGAGTTTGTCAATTGTCTATGAATTTCAACACGAGTGTTTACCCTCATGCTATTTCACTAATCTCTGAGGATTTCCATATCAGTAAGCAAGCTGCTAATACTTCACAAATGATTTTCCTAGTGGCTTATGCGTTTGGCTGTGAGTTATGGGCGCCGTGGTCCGAAGAATACGGTAGATGGATTGTTATGCAATGTAGTCTTTTTTCATCTAATGTTTGGCAAATTTTAGGCGGATTGGCTCCTAATTTTGGCTCGATTATAGTTGCGAGATttcttggtggtatttCTCTGGCAGGAGGATCAGTAACGCTGGGTGTCGCTGCTGATATGTGGGATCCCGCGGATCACGGATATGCAGTTGCATTTGTGGTTCTATGTTCAGTGGGTGGTACTGTCATTGGTCCCATCTTTGGCGGATTGATGGAGGAACACCTTTCTTGGCActggaatttttggattcaaTTAATATTTAACGGTGTGACTCAAGTTTTGCATTTCTTTATTGTTCCGGAAACGAGATCTACAGTCATCATGGATCGCTCGGCTAAAAAAATGCGTAAGTCCGGTCGTGATCCCCACGTATATGGACCTGGAGAAGTTAAAGCCTTTTCagttaaagaattattaaAGACTTGGATCCGTCCATTCCACATGTTTGTATGTGAACCAATTGTCCTATTCTGTTCTTTGCTGTCAGGGTTTGCTGATCATTTGATCTTTATCTGCAATCAAGCATTCGGTCCAATCTTTGAACAATGGAATTTCTCGACGACGGCTCAAGGTTTAACTTTTATCACACTGGTGATTGCATATCTTATTGGTTATATGTTGCATTTAATTGATATTCGACAGCAACGTAAAATTATGGACAAAATGTTACATAGTTCGAGAGGTCCTGAACGAAGATTACTTTTATTACTTTTCCTAGCTCCCCTGTTATCACTAGGTCTCTTCGGATTCGCATGGACAACTATGGGTCCTCGTTATACACCATGGATCGCACCTGCTATCTTCAGTACGGTGATTGGTATTGGGAATTACAGTATTTATATGGCTACGATCGATTATATGGTTTCCGCTTATGGTCCTTATTCCGCCTCTGCTACAGGTGGCAATGGCTTTGCGCGCGACTTATTAGCGGGTATTGCAGCTATGTATGCCACTCCACTTTACAACAATATTGGCGGTAAATTTCATTACCAATGGGCAAGTACCTTGTTGGGTTGTTTAGGTGTACTCTGTacaattccaatttacaTTTTTTACTGGAAAGGTCCTACGATCAGAAAAAGAAGCAAATTTGCACAGGCACTCTCTGaggaatttgaagaagaacgaAGGAGAGAGCACAAGTATCAGCAgaaggaacaagaagaatgTGCTAATAGTACTACATCGGGAAACGGTGTGGAGGATGTTTAA
- a CDS encoding uncharacterized protein (similar to uniprot|P32804 Saccharomyces cerevisiae YGL255W ZRT1 High-affinity zinc transporter of the plasma membrane responsible for the majority of zinc uptake transcription is induced under low-zinc conditions by the Zap1p transcription factor) — translation MEHSHIHSEPWWTKWSPENVTIADDSVSEAWKYCTLQGVYFGENEYNGNLGARISSIFVILVTSSALTLFPLIAKKVSWLRVHKYVYLFARSFGTGVILATAFIHLMDPAYQEIGGFSCVAQVGNWSLYSWCPAIMLTTVYFTFLVDLFGGVYVERKYGIAHSEDHDHAMDAVIAPHVHDDSHLHNMNKETVDDSSLSKKDSVDVSVRSSQDTLEKVISFKSEFSAFLVLEFGVLFHSVMIGLNLGTTGDEFSTLYPVLVFHQAFEGLGIGARLSAIDFPHNKRWWPYVLCMAYGLTTPIAIAIGLGVRKSYQSNSYAVNVVSGVLDAISAGILLYTGLVELLARDFLFNRQRAKTLRELIFNLFCLSWGVGLMALLGKWA, via the coding sequence ATGGAGCACTCTCATATTCATTCAGAACCCTGGTGGACAAAATGGAGTCCAGAGAATGTCACTATAGCTGACGATTCCGTCTCCGAGGCCTGGAAGTATTGCACTTTACAAGGCGTATATTTCGGAGAAAATGAATACAACGGTAACCTAGGTGCTAGAATATCATCCATCTTTGTGATTTTAGTTACGAGTTCTGCACTAACACTTTTTCCATTAATTGCCAAGAAAGTATCCTGGCTTCGAGTCCACAAGTATGTGTACCTTTTCGCTCGTAGTTTTGGTACTGGTGTCATTTTAGCTACCGCCTTCATCCATTTGATGGATCCAGCATACCAGGaaattggtggattttCATGTGTAGCACAAGTTGGTAATTGGTCCCTTTATTCGTGGTGTCCGGCCATTATGTTGACCACCGTCTACTTCACATTTCTGGTTGATTTATTCGGCGGCGTTTATGTGGAAAGGAAATATGGAATTGCACATTCAGAAGACCACGATCATGCTATGGATGCCGTTATCGCACCCCATGTACACGATGATTCCCATTTACACAATATGAACAAGGAAACTGTTGATGATAGCAGCCTATCGAAGAAGGATTCTGTGGATGTCTCTGTAAGGAGTTCTCAGGATACTTTGGAGAAGGTGATTTCATTCAAGAGTGAATTTTCTGCATTTCTAGTGCTGGAATTTGGTGTGTTATTCCACTCGGTTATGATTGGATTAAACTTGGGTACTACTGGTGATGAATTCTCCACTTTGTATCCGGTGCTGGTGTTCCACCAAGCTTTTGAAGGTCTTGGTATTGGAGCCAGATTATCAGCAATTGATTTCCCACATAATAAAAGATGGTGGCCATATGTACTATGCATGGCTTATGGGCTAACAACTCCTATCGCTATTGCTATTGGTCTTGGTGTAAGAAAATCCTACCAGAGCAACTCATATGCAGTTAATGTGGTATCTGGTGTTCTTGATGCTATTTCAGCTGGTATCTTACTGTACACCGGTTTAGTGGAACTATTAGCGAGGGACTTCCTTTTCAACCGTCAAAGGGCAAAGACTCTTAGGGAGTTAATTTTCAACCTATTCTGTTTGTCATGGGGAGTTGGTCTCATGGCGTTGCTAGGTAAGTGGGCTTGA
- a CDS encoding uncharacterized protein (similar to uniprot|Q03102 Saccharomyces cerevisiae YML131W Hypothetical ORF) → MVQAKQWVLKTTPVPGETFNFNPNESTSTFQLATRELSPEQLQDGEVLVEVILLSNDPAQKFWIASVDKNYARPIEPGEDIPARGVGKVIASKNNSYEVGDYVSGKLCWNTHVIVSDAPEYGLRKLPATAEDKLWYHLSVLGSTALTAYFIFFHYAGLRERQEDYDKTFLVSGAAGAVGTVSVQLALNVFNAKKVIAIAGGPEKVKFVESFDPKRVIGVDYKSPTFEQDLLKAAGGDKNIDYFVDNVGGPILDAGARLLKTHATIVACGGISGYNDREKFVFKSYGTVITKRLTIKGVLVTDLMDKFPEAVRSLKSFIDSGKLSTKDAATFKDATGDKFEDIPLIWNGLFHGTNKGKLISIVRSPQ, encoded by the coding sequence ATGGTTCAAGCTAAGCAATGGGTCTTAAAGACCACTCCTGTGCCTGGTGAAAcattcaatttcaatccTAACGAGTCAACATCAACTTTTCAATTGGCCACTAGAGAACTATCCCCTgaacaattacaagatgGAGAAGTCCTAGTAGAAGTCATATTGCTCAGTAACGATCCTGCacaaaagttttggatTGCATCTGTCGACAAGAACTACGCTAGACCTATAGAACCAGGTGAAGATATTCCTGCTAGAGGTGTTGGTAAGGTCATTGCCTCTAAGAACAACTCGTACGAAGTAGGTGACTATGTGTCTGGTAAGTTATGTTGGAACACTCATGTTATAGTATCAGATGCACCTGAGTATGGTTTGCGCAAATTACCAGCAACTGCTGAGGATAAGCTGTGGTATCACCTTTCAGTTCTTGGTAGTACTGCGCTAACTGCTtacttcatctttttccacTATGCAGGTCTAAGAGAACGCCAAGAAGATTACGACAAGACCTTCCTGGTTTCAGGTGCTGCTGGTGCCGTCGGTACTGTTAGTGTTCAATTGGCTCTTAACGTTTTCAATGCCAAGAAAGTAATTGCCATTGCAGGTGGTCCTGAGAAGGTAAAATTCGTCGAATCCTTTGACCCCAAGAGAGTCATTGGTGTCGATTACAAGTCACCAACTTTCGAACAGGATTTGTTGAAGGCAGCTGGTGGTGATAAGAATATCGATTATTTCGTCGATAACGTTGGTGGTCCCATCCTAGATGCAGGTGCACGTCTTTTGAAGACTCATGCTACTATTGTTGCATGTGGTGGTATCAGTGGTTATAACGACAGGGAAAAATTTGTGTTCAAGAGCTACGGTACTGTGATCACAAAGAGATTAACTATCAAGGGTGTCCTAGTCACTGATCTCATGGATAAATTCCCAGAGGCAGTGAGATCCTTGAAATCGTTTATCGATTCAGGTAAATTAAGTACCAAAGACGCTGCTACTTTCAAAGATGCGACCGGTGATAAGTTTGAAGACATTCCTCTTATCTGGAATGGTCTCTTCCACGGTACTAATAAAGGTAAGCTAATTAGCATCGTTAGAAGCCCTCAATAA
- the SWP82 gene encoding Swp82p (similar to uniprot|P43554 Saccharomyces cerevisiae YFL049W Hypothetical ORF), translating into MSSSEGEAIIVDKNALLRHERQLLKQLVLISSEDELLQGPLDQFPLKQIDIPDYTGEKKRDELNLDYVMIKHDLQGEKRISGQGQLYDGRTWLFNTFRFGGNSKESNHWFVLVSDLMKSLLYEGDEESFIKEYSELLPLEANEQQRAFLKERKLLNHDTSSQQPIRFYTTRSVFVRFGAAVILGGLRVFDDYWESLAREKNLTPHHRVFKLDKKLLTILQKLKPSLFMRLNSSNENEDDDLDNRPWNGELFETPYPTITEQASAEIRDEYGRQFAEGQHTGAVVPGQSINGSLELSSQFKLPKYHSKNSFQQAAQSNALDVAIGGSPETPVNHAGSHLSSSVSNMEVYTSSGPPTSTKSGGKRLLSNIMDTNISSAKGKKSEEHELISAGNGLVPTNVHLNVNGWKFETLPLRILGNEPEFSARGLPFYEKDKILDRLKKLSPNQIKELEHLHDSVTLNKGLQSVRKIRSKKWTKYWQYKAGLPVGILKHDVEKSRDRYLRDVLNQKTSNTIYNDATLIDEVQITSRAPNANFFNNSNIKGFKPPYAPPVRKEHKK; encoded by the coding sequence aTGAGTAGCTCAGAAGGTGAAGCTATCATTGTTGATAAAAATGCGTTGTTAAGACACGAAAGGCAACTCTTAAAGCAGTTGGTTCTCATATCATCAGAAGATGAGCTCCTACAGGGACCCCTTGATCAATTCCCTTTAAAACAGATTGATATTCCTGATTATactggtgaaaagaaacgagatgaattgaatttagaCTACGTTATGATAAAACACGATTTGCAAGGTGAGAAACGAATTTCTGGACAGGGACAATTGTACGATGGTAGAACGTGGTTGTTTAACACCTTTAGGTTTGGTGGTAATAGCAAGGAATCTAATCATTGGTTTGTTCTCGTTAGTGACTTAATGAAATCCTTACTCTACGAAGGTGACGAAGAATCTTTTATCAAGGAGTATAGTGaattattaccattggaAGCCAATGAGCAACAACGGGCCTTTTTGAAGGAGAGGAAGCTTTTGAATCATGATACATCGTCGCAGCAACCGATAAGGTTCTATACAACAAGATCTGTTTTTGTTCGATTTGGAGCTGCTGTCATACTTGGCGGTCTAAGAGTCTTTGATGATTATTGGGAAAGTTTagcaagagaaaaaaatttgacaCCTCATCATAGAGTTTTCAAActtgataaaaaattgttgacCATTTTGCAGAAACTGAAACCTTCTTTATTCATGAGATTAAATTCTAGTAACGAGAATGAGGACGACGACCTTGATAATCGTCCATGGAATGGAGAGTTGTTTGAAACCCCATATCCCACAATCACAGAACAGGCTTCTGCAGAGATTAGAGATGAATATGGTAGACAGTTTGCTGAGGGACAACATACTGGGGCAGTGGTTCCTGGTCAGAGTATCAATGGATCGCTGGAGCTAAGTAGTCAATTCAAGCTACCGAAATACCATAGTAAGAATTCTTTCCAACAGGCAGCTCAATCAAATGCATTAGATGTAGCAATCGGTGGTTCACCAGAGACCCCCGTTAACCATGCAGGTTCTCActtatcttcttctgtcTCTAATATGGAAGTATACACTTCATCCGGACCGCCAACATCTACCAAATCTGGAGGTAAACGACTATTGAGTAATATCATGGACACGAACATTTCTAGTGCAAAGGGTAAAAAATCCGAAGAACACGAATTAATCAGTGCTGGTAATGGATTAGTCCCCACAAACGTTCATTTAAACGTTAACGGTTGGAAGTTCGAAACTTTGCCGTTGCGTATCCTTGGAAACGAGCCTGAATTTTCCGCCAGAGGTCTGCCATTTTATGAAAAGGACAAGATATTGGATAGActaaaaaaattatcaccTAACCAAATCAAAGAACTAGAACATTTGCATGATTCAGTAACTCTTAATAAAGGTTTGCAAAGCGTTCGGAAAATTAGATCGAAAAAATGGACCAAATATTGGCAGTATAAAGCTGGATTACCAGTAGGAATTCTTAAACatgatgttgaaaagtCAAGAGACAGGTATTTGAGGGATGTTCTAAATCAAAAGACCTCTAACACTATTTATAACGATGCTACCCTAATCGACGAGGTACAAATTACAAGCAGAGCACCTAAtgccaatttcttcaacaattctaaCATTAAGGGATTTAAGCCCCCATATGCACCTCCGGTACGAAAAGAACATAAAAAGTAA
- the EMP47 gene encoding Emp47p (similar to uniprot|P43555 Saccharomyces cerevisiae YFL048C EMP47 Integral membrane component of endoplasmic reticulum-derived COPII-coated vesicles which function in ER to Golgi transport): MKLTHIVSNALLLIGSVVNAHGSESSKNDNEKLNADISLPDLLSVNKLPSNWIVGEDANLEQGRMVLTPNKASKGSLWQRNNYKLKNGFTVEWTFRSVEFSGKSEGGLAFWIVNPASYKNNDKKLYDGPSKFDGLQLLVDNNGKLGSSISAQFSDGSVALKKQDIYDKSFASCLMGYQQSSVPSTARLTYSREDDNLLKLQIDNRVCFQTRKAQFPQGDYMIGVTADNAQTTESFEILKMQFYDGVIQDSLIPNVHSMAQPRVYTKVVDKNTGQETLLEKEAFDAQSDKFSNYDLFKKLDRLEGKVLANDIVSLDKKLDEILSVQEELIKYVAQLVMQKQDSEGGSENFADFISMNEKLEKMLREQEKVRETTRSSSQAGPHVDEIASKLAVWLLPLMVIMLIMAYYTFRIRQEIVKTKLL, encoded by the coding sequence ATGAAGTTAACCCACATAGTGTCAAATGCACTGTTATTGATTGGATCAGTGGTTAATGCACATGGATCAGAATCTTCgaaaaatgataatgaaaagttGAATGCAGATATAAGTTTACCAGATTTGCTGTCGGTTAACAAATTACCATCTAATTGGATTGTAGGTGAAGATGCAAACTTGGAACAAGGCCGTATGGTCCTTACACCAAACAAAGCATCTAAAGGTTCTTTATGGCAACGAAATAActacaaattgaaaaatggattcacCGTAGAATGGACATTCAGAAGTGTGGAGTTTTCAGGTAAATCCGAAGGTGGATTGGCATTTTGGATCGTTAATCCTGCAAGTtataaaaataatgataaaaagCTCTACGACGGTCCATCGAAATTTGATGGGTTACAACTTTTAGTGGACAATAACGGTAAATTAGGTTCATCTATCAGTGCACAGTTTAGTGATGGATCTGTTGCTCTGAAGAAACAAGATATCTATGATAAAAGTTTTGCATCTTGTTTGATGGGGTATCAACAATCATCAGTTCCATCAACGGCACGTTTGACATACAGTagagaagatgataatttaTTGAAATTACAGATCGACAATAGAGTTTGTTTCCAAACTAGAAAAGCTCAATTTCCTCAAGGTGATTATATGATCGGTGTTACTGCTGATAACGCACAGACAACggaatcttttgaaattttaaagatgcAGTTCTACGATGGGGTGATTCAAGATTCATTGATCCCCAACGTACATTCGATGGCACAACCAAGAGTCTATACTAAAGTTGTTGATAAAAATACTGGACAAGAAACCTTGTTAGAAAAGGAAGCCTTCGATGCTCAGAGTGacaaattttccaattacgatttgttcaaaaaattggatagaCTTGAGGGTAAAGTTTTGGCCAACGATATCGTTTCATTGGACAAGAAATTAGACGAAATCTTAAGTGTTCAAGAGGAACTGATTAAATATGTGGCTCAATTGGTAATGCAAAAGCAAGATTCTGAAGGTGGCAGTGAAAATTTTGCTGATTTTATATCGatgaatgaaaaattggagaaaatgTTAAGAGAACAGGAAAAGGTTAGAGAGACAACTAGATCATCCAGTCAGGCTGGTCCTcatgttgatgaaatagCAAGTAAATTGGCAGTTTGGTTATTACCACTCATGGTGATCATGCTAATTATGGCTTACTACACTTTTAGAATTAGACAAGAGATTGTCAAGACTAAATTGCTATGA
- a CDS encoding SelT/SelW/SelH family protein (conserved hypothetical protein) yields the protein MPFPKVSIVFCIKCKWNLRSSWYMQELLQTFGDQLGEVSLIPGPQGQFKILGQEKEDGEEIIIWDRSVEGGFPDSKCLKQRVKALLFHDEVSIGKHNEKNSKVGSSQSELLRSNETCGSDCKDC from the coding sequence ATGCCCTTTCCTAAGGTGAGTATTGTGTTTTGCATCAAATGTAAATGGAATCTGAGGAGTTCATGGTATATGCAAGAGCTTTTACAGACTTTTGGAGATCAATTAGGTGAAGTTTCATTGATTCCCGGGCCTCAAGGTCAGTTTAAGATACTGGGACAAGAGAAGGAAGATGGTGAGgaaattatcatttggGACAGAAGCGTAGAAGGTGGATTTCCAGATAGCAAATGCTTGAAACAGAGAGTTAAGGCTCTTTTATTCCACGATGAAGTTTCCATCGGTAAGCACAATGAGAAGAATTCCAAGGTCGGTTCGAGTCAGTCTGAACTTCTAAGGTCAAACGAGACATGCGGAAGCGATTGCAAGGACTGTTAA
- the RGD2 gene encoding GTPase-activating protein RGD2 (similar to uniprot|P43556 Saccharomyces cerevisiae YFL047W RGD2 GTPase-activating protein (RhoGAP) for Cdc42p and Rho5p): protein MPLFADSFWSDDLDSGLKVLFEKLHQGCGQCDLFIQLFASRMQFEVNYGRQLGGIKQGVDDLDKFADDPEATILSALHGIIENTSLEGNQHLMVASNIEQLVLTPFSKWCHDHRKRVEYSEKILKTNVSNFDKSRSYVSKLEREYFNRCRQLEDFKKANYANDDELIKAMESLKLLQKYEKDVAREKEYQKFATVGNIDFDYKSMREVLQLLLTKLPKYNYTVPFINYTLENTNSGSDITRFLLENMSLKDLDHAEVFGQDLMNLGFLKYCNGVGNTFVNSKKFQYQWKSYSYRFVDIPQSADENDSTALPLEPRLSAYIQDFNLNLPSSATTDSGEDTSTGETTVVEPETGESDKNLFKLMKEVELADKKYYRECLKMDTLRCSVEELLVDHLTFMERCELDRLKAVKKATFDFCATVSNKISSLKISVDNMIQKEDSMDPNADLLHFLMKYRTGYFQPHVITYNNYYNPGAFQNFGIDLETRCRLDKKVVPSIASVILSYMDQVYPELPSDKVRISVWTAPVKLNLSHQLRNLLNRRQFKDDAEIMEVIKESNSDASTVASVLKIYLLELPEPLVSDDIYDVLKMLYAKYTIHPTTEEDSQNSQTEEELQEMESNKIRGLYTTLSSLPKPHIATLDAITTHFCRLIKILKMGENGQEIASEFTHSISQEFANCIIKVRVSDGNDLGYRIFYDLLTHKKEIFGVLKRQGSRAKSENSN, encoded by the coding sequence ATGCCTCTATTCGCTGATAGTTTCTGGTCTGATGATTTGGATTCAGGGTTGAAAGTTCTCTTCGAGAAGCTTCACCAGGGATGTGGGCAATGTGATCTTTTTATACAACTGTTCGCCTCGAGAATGCAGTTTGAAGTCAACTATGGTAGACAGCTGGGTGGTATTAAACAAGGTGTAGATGACTTGGACAAGTTTGCTGATGATCCTGAAGCAACCATATTAAGTGCATTGCACGGTATCATTGAAAACACCTCACTGGAAGGCAATCAGCATTTAATGGTAGCGTCAaatattgaacaattggtaTTGACACCTTTCAGTAAATGGTGTCACGATCATAGGAAAAGGGTTGAATATTCTGAGAAAATCTTGAAGACCAACgtatcaaattttgataaatcaAGAAGTTACGTCTCTAAATTGGAAAGGGAATATTTCAATCGTTGTCGACAGTTGGAAGATTTTAAGAAGGCCAATTACGCTAATGACGACGAATTGATAAAAGCAATGGAATCACTGAAATTGTTACAGAAATACGAGAAGGACGTGGCtagagaaaaagaatatcAAAAATTCGCTACGGTGGGGAATATCGATTTTGATTATAAGAGTATGAGAGAAGTACTTCAGTTGCTACTTACCAAACTGCCTAAGTACAATTATACGGTCCCCTTTATCAACTATACTCTAGAAAATACGAATAGTGGTAGCGATATTACTCGATTTTTGTTGGAAAACATGTCGCTAAAGGATCTGGACCACGCTGAAGTATTCGGTCAAGATTTAATGAATCTGGGGTTTTTAAAATACTGTAATGGTGTGGGGAATACCTTTGTgaattccaagaaatttcaataccaaTGGAAAAGTTATTCCTACAGATTTGTAGATATACCACAATCAGCTGATGAAAACGATTCTACAGCTTTACCGTTGGAACCAAGACTTTCTGCATACATCCAGGATtttaatttgaatttgCCATCGTCTGCTACCACTGACAGTGGTGAAGACACGTCTACAGGTGAAACCACAGTGGTAGAACCAGAGACTGGAGAATCAGACAAGAACTTGTTTAAATTGATGAAGGAAGTTGAATTAGCCGATAAAAAGTACTATCGAGAATGCTTGAAGATGGATACTCTTAGATGTTCCGTGGAAGAACTACTGGTTGATCACCTAACATTTATGGAAAGATGCGAATTGGATAGATTGAAAGCCGTTAAGAAGGCGACTTTCGACTTCTGTGCCACGGTGAGTAACAAGATCTCCAGTTTAAAGATTAGTGTGGATAATATGATTCAGAAGGAAGATAGCATGGATCCCAACGCAGATTTACTGCACTTCCTGATGAAATACCGCACTGGGTATTTCCAACCTCATGTCATCACGTATAATAATTATTACAACCCAGGCgcattccaaaatttcgGCATAGATTTGGAAACAAGATGTCGTCTGGATAAAAAAGTGGTTCCCTCAATAGCATCGGTCATTTTATCATACATGGACCAAGTATACCCTGAATTACCCAGCGATAAAGTGAGGATATCTGTATGGACAGCGCCAGTTAAATTGAACCTTTCACACCAATTgagaaatcttttgaacaGAAGACAGTTCAAAGATGATGCTGAAATTATGGAAGTTATCAAAGAATCTAATTCTGACGCAAGCACAGTTGCAAGTGTCCTCAAAATCTACCTGTTGGAATTGCCTGAACCATTAGTTTCTGACGACATCTACGATGTACTCAAAATGCTTTATGCTAAATATACCATACATCCAActactgaagaagattcacAGAATTCTCAAACGGAggaagaattacaagagaTGGAATCCAACAAAATCAGAGGTCTTTACACCACACTTTCATCCTTGCCTAAACCTCATATCGCTACTTTAGATGCAATAACAACCCATTTTTGcagattgatcaaaatcttgaagaTGGGTGAAAATGGCCAAGAAATAGCCTCGGAGTTTACACATTCAATTTCACAAGAATTTGCCAATTGTATCATCAAAGTACGCGTATCTGATGGTAACGATCTGGGCTACAGGATCTTTTACGATCTCTTGACGCACAAGaaggaaatttttggaGTCTTGAAAAGGCAAGGTTCAAGAGCCAAGAGCGAAAACTCTAATTAA